A single window of Rhodamnia argentea isolate NSW1041297 chromosome 5, ASM2092103v1, whole genome shotgun sequence DNA harbors:
- the LOC115757170 gene encoding putative pentatricopeptide repeat-containing protein At3g08820 isoform X2, whose translation MFSGIPKSPANLVPKSGRSSRAAAVTPLVHASDLSTLLQGRVPRLHLLQIHARVFRLDGQQDNLVAARLIGQYPSRIAFEVFKQLKSPNIFPFNAIIRVFAEEGLFPKAWSLFRALKQRQLSPSDFTFSFLLKACFRCASVRQVNQIHTHVLKAGFCEDPIVCNGLLSVYAKSVKDLVSACKLFDESPQRNLVSWTSLISGYAQSGQAEDALQLFVDVVQEDLRIGDEILVSVLSACSTIQVAHLERWVNILSKFVADVNLDDVKRDSINIVLIHLYGKLARIDKCREKFNEITNHGIGRLLPWNLMITASVQNGCPMEALHIFHQMLEDSNRKPNEVTMVSVLSASAQVGDLDLGKWLHNYLRSEGSKGILQSNKVLATALIDMYCKCGRLEEAKEVFDQMIWKDIVSFNAMIMGLAMNGEGEEALRLFSSIRDLGLHPNSSTFLAALCACSHSGHIEEGLGVVASMPFEPNNFVWGALLGGCLLHVRGELAQHVSKKLVEVDPENSAGYVMLANAFAADRQWDDVSVLRWFMREKGVKKQPGHSWIQIDGVMHEFLVGMPGHPQSGLVYETLGTLEKAMKVP comes from the exons ATGTTTTCTGGGATTCCGAAGTCCCCAGCGAATCTCGTACCTAAAAGTGGTCGCTCATCTCGCGCTGCAGCGGTAACCCCGCTCGTGCATGCTTCTGATCTTTCCACTCTCTTACAAGGGCGCGTTCCccgccttcatcttcttcaaatcCACGCCCGCGTCTTCAGACTCGATGGCCAGCAGGACAATCTGGTGGCGGCCCGTCTCATTGGCCAATACCCATCGCGCATTGCGTTCGAAGTTTTCAAGCAGCTGAAGAGCCCCAACATCTTCCCCTTCAACGCCATCATAAGGGTCTTCGCCGAGGAGGGCCTGTTTCCAAAGGCTTGGTCCCTGTTCAGAGCCTTGAAGCAGCGCCAGCTCTCGCCCAGTGATTTCACTTTTTCGTTCCTTCTCAAGGCGTGTTTTCGATGCGCGAGCGTCCGTCAAGTGAACCAAATTCACACCCATGTGCTCAAAGCTGGTTTCTGTGAGGATCCTATCGTGTGTAACGGCCTTCTCTCTGTTTATGCCAAGTCCGTTAAGGATTTGGTTTCCGCGTGTAAGCTGTTTGATGAAAGTCCCCAGAGGAATTTGGTATCTTGGACTTCTTTGATATCTGGTTATGCTCAGTCGGGTCAGGCTGAAGACGCGTTGCAGCTTTTCGTTGACGTTGTCCAAGAGGATTTGAGGATTGGAGATGAAATCCTCGTAAGCGTCTTATCGGCGTGTTCTACTATTCAGGTCGCCCATCTGGAAAGATGGGTTAATATTCTGTCAAAATTTGTTGCAGATGTGAATCTTGATGATGTTAAACGGGATTCGATCAATATTGTTCTTATACATTTGTATGGAAAATTGGCGAGAATAGATAAGTGTAGGGAAAAATTCAATGAAATAACTAATCATGGAATTGGAAGATTGCTTCCTTGGAATCTCATGATAACTGCATCTGTTCAAAATGGTTGCCCTATGGAGGCCCTGCATATTTTCCACCAAATGCTGGAGGATAGCAACCGAAAGCCTAATGAAGTTACTATGGTTAGTGTCCTTTCTGCTAGTGCTCAGGTTGGGGATTTGGATCTTGGCAAATGGCTTCACAATTATTTGAGGTCAGAAGGAAGCAAAGGCATTCTTCAATCGAACAAAGTTCTAGCGACCGCATTGATAGACATGTATTGTAAATGCGGGAGGCTGGAGGAGGCTAAAGAAGTTTTTGATCAGATGATATGGAAAGATATTGTCTCGTTCAATGCTATGATCATGGGTCTTGCAATGAACGGTGAGGGAGAAGAGGCATTGCGGCTATTTTCCAGCATCCGAGATTTAGGTCTGCACCCTAATTCTAGCACATTTCTTGCAGCCTTATGTGCATGCAGCCACTCAG GTCATATTGAAGAAGGTTTAGGAGTTGTTGCCTCTATGCCTTTTGAACCTAATAACTTTGTGTGGGGAGCTTTGCTTGGGGGTTGCCTGCTCCATGTTCGGGGAGAACTCGCTCAGCATGTATCGAAAAAGCTTGTGGAAGTCGACCCTGAAAACTCTGCTGGTTATGTGATGTTGGCTAATGCATTTGCAGCTGATAGGCAATGGGATGATGTCTCAGTTCTGAGGTGGTTCATGAGAGAAAAGGGGGTCAAGAAGCAACCGGGACATAGCTGGATCCAAATAGATGGTGTCATGCACGAATTTCTTGTGGGGATGCCAGGGCATCCGCAATCGGGGTTGGTATATGAAACTTTAGGCACATTAGAGAAAGCAATGAAGGTTCCTTAG
- the LOC115757170 gene encoding putative pentatricopeptide repeat-containing protein At3g08820 isoform X1, which translates to MFSGIPKSPANLVPKSGRSSRAAAVTPLVHASDLSTLLQGRVPRLHLLQIHARVFRLDGQQDNLVAARLIGQYPSRIAFEVFKQLKSPNIFPFNAIIRVFAEEGLFPKAWSLFRALKQRQLSPSDFTFSFLLKACFRCASVRQVNQIHTHVLKAGFCEDPIVCNGLLSVYAKSVKDLVSACKLFDESPQRNLVSWTSLISGYAQSGQAEDALQLFVDVVQEDLRIGDEILVSVLSACSTIQVAHLERWVNILSKFVADVNLDDVKRDSINIVLIHLYGKLARIDKCREKFNEITNHGIGRLLPWNLMITASVQNGCPMEALHIFHQMLEDSNRKPNEVTMVSVLSASAQVGDLDLGKWLHNYLRSEGSKGILQSNKVLATALIDMYCKCGRLEEAKEVFDQMIWKDIVSFNAMIMGLAMNGEGEEALRLFSSIRDLGLHPNSSTFLAALCACSHSGLLDEGRRIFSEMRMMISVSPGLEHYACYIDLLSRVGHIEEGLGVVASMPFEPNNFVWGALLGGCLLHVRGELAQHVSKKLVEVDPENSAGYVMLANAFAADRQWDDVSVLRWFMREKGVKKQPGHSWIQIDGVMHEFLVGMPGHPQSGLVYETLGTLEKAMKVP; encoded by the coding sequence ATGTTTTCTGGGATTCCGAAGTCCCCAGCGAATCTCGTACCTAAAAGTGGTCGCTCATCTCGCGCTGCAGCGGTAACCCCGCTCGTGCATGCTTCTGATCTTTCCACTCTCTTACAAGGGCGCGTTCCccgccttcatcttcttcaaatcCACGCCCGCGTCTTCAGACTCGATGGCCAGCAGGACAATCTGGTGGCGGCCCGTCTCATTGGCCAATACCCATCGCGCATTGCGTTCGAAGTTTTCAAGCAGCTGAAGAGCCCCAACATCTTCCCCTTCAACGCCATCATAAGGGTCTTCGCCGAGGAGGGCCTGTTTCCAAAGGCTTGGTCCCTGTTCAGAGCCTTGAAGCAGCGCCAGCTCTCGCCCAGTGATTTCACTTTTTCGTTCCTTCTCAAGGCGTGTTTTCGATGCGCGAGCGTCCGTCAAGTGAACCAAATTCACACCCATGTGCTCAAAGCTGGTTTCTGTGAGGATCCTATCGTGTGTAACGGCCTTCTCTCTGTTTATGCCAAGTCCGTTAAGGATTTGGTTTCCGCGTGTAAGCTGTTTGATGAAAGTCCCCAGAGGAATTTGGTATCTTGGACTTCTTTGATATCTGGTTATGCTCAGTCGGGTCAGGCTGAAGACGCGTTGCAGCTTTTCGTTGACGTTGTCCAAGAGGATTTGAGGATTGGAGATGAAATCCTCGTAAGCGTCTTATCGGCGTGTTCTACTATTCAGGTCGCCCATCTGGAAAGATGGGTTAATATTCTGTCAAAATTTGTTGCAGATGTGAATCTTGATGATGTTAAACGGGATTCGATCAATATTGTTCTTATACATTTGTATGGAAAATTGGCGAGAATAGATAAGTGTAGGGAAAAATTCAATGAAATAACTAATCATGGAATTGGAAGATTGCTTCCTTGGAATCTCATGATAACTGCATCTGTTCAAAATGGTTGCCCTATGGAGGCCCTGCATATTTTCCACCAAATGCTGGAGGATAGCAACCGAAAGCCTAATGAAGTTACTATGGTTAGTGTCCTTTCTGCTAGTGCTCAGGTTGGGGATTTGGATCTTGGCAAATGGCTTCACAATTATTTGAGGTCAGAAGGAAGCAAAGGCATTCTTCAATCGAACAAAGTTCTAGCGACCGCATTGATAGACATGTATTGTAAATGCGGGAGGCTGGAGGAGGCTAAAGAAGTTTTTGATCAGATGATATGGAAAGATATTGTCTCGTTCAATGCTATGATCATGGGTCTTGCAATGAACGGTGAGGGAGAAGAGGCATTGCGGCTATTTTCCAGCATCCGAGATTTAGGTCTGCACCCTAATTCTAGCACATTTCTTGCAGCCTTATGTGCATGCAGCCACTCAGGCTTGTTGGATGAGGGACGGAGGATCTTCTCAGAGATGCGGATGATGATTTCAGTCTCTCCCGGTTTGGAGCACTATGCCTGTTACATCGATCTCCTTTCACGTGTAGGTCATATTGAAGAAGGTTTAGGAGTTGTTGCCTCTATGCCTTTTGAACCTAATAACTTTGTGTGGGGAGCTTTGCTTGGGGGTTGCCTGCTCCATGTTCGGGGAGAACTCGCTCAGCATGTATCGAAAAAGCTTGTGGAAGTCGACCCTGAAAACTCTGCTGGTTATGTGATGTTGGCTAATGCATTTGCAGCTGATAGGCAATGGGATGATGTCTCAGTTCTGAGGTGGTTCATGAGAGAAAAGGGGGTCAAGAAGCAACCGGGACATAGCTGGATCCAAATAGATGGTGTCATGCACGAATTTCTTGTGGGGATGCCAGGGCATCCGCAATCGGGGTTGGTATATGAAACTTTAGGCACATTAGAGAAAGCAATGAAGGTTCCTTAG
- the LOC125315230 gene encoding proline-rich receptor-like protein kinase PERK2 produces MASSKCFVLVVALIFSTMNVSFGARHPLQTTMPTIPSLPTIPTLPNPTSLPLPTMPTLPTGALPPIPAIPTTLPQPMIPTLPIAQPTLPTATLPPLPTMPTVPTTVPELTLPPMPSIPTSLPKIPSIPFLTPPPASSP; encoded by the coding sequence ATGGCTTCCTCAAAGTGCTTCGTTCTCGTCGTCGCCCTAATTTTCTCGACCATGAACGTGAGCTTTGGAGCTCGCCATCCGTTGCAAACGACTATGCCTACGATCCCATCTTTGCCCACCATACCCACTTTGCCGAACCCGACATCTCTGCCATTGCCGACCATGCCGACATTGCCGACGGGCGCGCTGCCGCCTATACCCGCCATCCCGACCACCTTGCCTCAACCCATGATCCCGACGTTGCCCATTGCCCAGCCAACGCTGCCCACGGCCACTTTGCCGCCGCTTCCGACCATGCCAACCGTGCCGACCACCGTCCCGGAGTTAACCTTGCCGCCGATGCCGAGCATCCCTACTTCTCTTCCTAAGATTCCTTCCATCCCATTCCTCACTCCACCTCCAGCATCCAGCCCTTGA
- the LOC115757160 gene encoding uncharacterized protein LOC115757160: MATLASFLSSSPSLPRLHHPHRHPCPHRHGVDSLSFADPPVRISMIPRKGRALIAASSSAGGSSIDDLGPGDDCRSVNSPQKSVLSTLIQEIEPLDVSLIQKDVAPTTIDAMKRTISGMLGLLPSNQFQVYIEALWEPLSKLLVSSMMTGYTLRNAEYRLCLERNRDTHEQSFENRTEDRSQSGLPEILLDSARKINFSGKTAVSPKYEKVREETVEDIKRLGKLSREAQEYIVHLQSRLSSAKKELHEVKRKSAALQMQQFVGEEKNELLDYLRSLEPEKVAELSEPSMPELRETIHSVVHGLLATLSPRMHSKGPPLSECSSNQEICSGDDDHPELVENVSLQFQPIVSLTRDYLARLLFWCMLLGHHLRGLEYRLELAELLSLTVDAENDTSGSGQVS, translated from the exons ATGGCAACCTTAGCCTCCTTCCTCTCCTCTTCCCCCTCCCTTCCTCGCCTTCACCATCCCCACCGCCACCCCTGTCCCCATCGCCACGGCGTTGACTCTCTCTCCTTCGCCGATCCCCCCGTTCGCATCTCCATGATCCCTAGGAAGGGCCGGGCCTTGATAGCCGCCTCTTCGTCGGCGGGTGGCTCCTCAATAGATGACCTCGGCCCCGGGGATGATTGTCGGTCCGTCAATTCGCCTCAG AAATCGGTTCTCTCAACTCTGATACAAGAGATAGAACCACTAGATGTGAGCCTTATTCAGAAAGACGTGGCCCCAACTACTATTGATGCGATGAAGAGGACTATCTCAGGAATGTTGGGCTTGCTTCCATCGAATCAGTTTCAAGTATATATTGAAGCTTTGTGGGAACCACTCTCAAAGTTGTTGGTCTCTTCAATGATGACAGG TTATACACTGCGAAATGCAGAATATAGGCTTTGCCTTGAAAGGAATCGTGATACGCATGAACAGAGCTTTGAAAATCGGACTGAAGACCGCTCGCAAAGTGGCTTGCCAGAAATTTTACTAGACAGtgctagaaaaatcaacttttctgGAAAGACTGCAGTATCAcccaaatatgaaaaagttagaGAAGAGACAGTTGAGGATATTAAACGTCTAGGCAAACTTTCTCGTGAAGCTCAGGAATATATTGTCCATTTACAATCTCGTTTATCATCTGCCAAAAAG GAACTACATGAAGTCAAGAGGAAAAGTGCTGCTCTCCAAATGCAACAGTTCGTCggggaggaaaaaaatgagttgCTGGACTACTTGAGATCGCTAGAACCCGAAAAG GTGGCTGAGCTATCAGAACCTTCCATGCCTGAATTGAGGGAAACAATCCATTCAGTTGTTCATGGTCTTCTTGCGACTTTGTCTCCTAGAATGCACTCTAAGGGTCCTCCTTTATCGGAGTGCTCATCAAATCAAGAAATATGTTCTGGCGATGATGATCACCCTGAACTTGTTGAGAATGTGTCACTCCAGTTCCAGCCAATCGTCTCATTAACTAGGGACTATCTAGCACGGCTCCTCTTCTG GTGCATGTTGTTAGGGCACCATCTGAGAGGCCTTGAATATAGGTTGGAGCTTGCAGAGCTTCTATCTCTGACAGTTGACGCTGAAAACGACACTTCTGGCAGTGGACAAGTTTCTTGA